From Cronobacter turicensis z3032, the proteins below share one genomic window:
- the fabR gene encoding HTH-type transcriptional repressor fabR — MMGVRAQQKERTRRSLVEAAFSQLSAERSFASLSLREVAREAGIAPTSFYRHFRDVDELGLTMVDESGLMLRQLMRQARQRIAKGGSVIRTSVSTFMEFIGNNPNAFRLLLRERSGTSAAFRAAVAREIQHFIAELADYLEHENHMPRAFTEAQAEAMVTIVFSAGAEALDVSPEQRGQLEERLVLQLRMISKGAYYWYRREQEKMAQNSDK, encoded by the coding sequence GTGATGGGCGTCAGAGCGCAACAGAAAGAACGAACCCGGCGGTCGCTGGTGGAAGCCGCGTTTAGCCAGCTAAGCGCGGAAAGAAGTTTCGCCAGCCTGAGCCTGCGCGAAGTGGCGCGCGAGGCGGGCATTGCGCCGACCTCGTTTTACCGGCACTTTCGCGACGTGGATGAGCTGGGCCTGACGATGGTGGATGAAAGTGGTCTGATGCTGCGCCAGTTGATGCGCCAGGCGCGCCAGCGTATCGCCAAAGGCGGCAGCGTGATCCGCACGTCGGTTTCCACCTTTATGGAGTTTATCGGCAACAACCCGAACGCGTTCCGGCTGCTGCTGCGCGAGCGCTCCGGCACGTCAGCGGCGTTTCGCGCCGCGGTGGCGCGTGAAATCCAGCATTTCATCGCGGAACTTGCCGATTATCTGGAACACGAAAATCATATGCCGCGCGCGTTTACCGAGGCTCAGGCGGAGGCGATGGTGACCATTGTCTTTAGCGCTGGCGCAGAAGCGCTGGACGTGAGCCCGGAACAGCGCGGGCAATTAGAAGAGCGACTGGTCTTGCAGCTGCGCATGATTTCTAAAGGCGCTTACTACTGGTACCGTCGTGAGCAAGAAAAGATGGCGCAAAATTCCGATAAGTGA
- the btuB gene encoding Vitamin B12 transporter btuB, with amino-acid sequence MTRSGKDRWDERVRRHCRPAGGKSSSVTHLQARRPAGVTSHLAHLSRSIKCACGILQVKRMLTLMMIKKISLLTALSVTAFSGWAQDSGSNSLVVTANRFQQPVNTVLAPIDVVTREQIDKWQSKTVLDVLRRLPGVDISQNGGMGQLASVYVRGTDSRHALILMDGVPVSRPNLSNDSNLYQIPISLIQRIEFIRGPRSAVYGSGAIGGVINIITQSDDEVSRIDAGVGSKGYQEYSGTLRQRFGDTVVTAMGAYQTTHGFNVQPGSTWRHDNDRDGYRNKTFFGSLQHHFSDNVDGFFRGYGYANNADYDVGSPPFSPAYSADENQYDNQSWDTGLRYNADIYSSQLIASFQKLKSYNYSSLYGRYQDGTTLDRMEQRYIQWGNNLIVGHGSVSAGVDWKQEKLTSATQADTDRYKRDTTGIYLTGQQQVLEHVTLEASGREDHDEQFGWHGTWQTAAGWEFVDGYRATLSYGTGFLAPGLTQQFGSPQYGIASNPNLQPEKSRQWEVGIEGITGPLDWRLSTWRYKIDNLISYDNDAYYNVKSATIKGVEWTGNLTTGPVSHQLTLQYIDPRDDETHERLQRRARQQVKYNLSGEVSDFGWDITYQYIGEREDTNFNTFPSEKVKLGSVSLWDVAVSYPVTSHLTVRGKIANLFDKDYETAYGYATAGREYNLSGSYTF; translated from the coding sequence CTGACGCGCAGCGGTAAAGACAGGTGGGATGAACGCGTTCGCAGACACTGCCGGCCTGCCGGTGGGAAGTCCTCATCCGTAACACACCTCCAAGCCCGAAGACCTGCCGGAGTCACGTCGCATCTCGCGCACTTATCGCGTTCTATCAAGTGCGCCTGCGGCATCCTACAAGTTAAGCGGATGCTTACGTTAATGATGATAAAAAAAATCTCGCTGCTGACGGCGCTTTCCGTCACGGCGTTTTCTGGCTGGGCGCAGGATAGCGGCTCAAATTCTCTGGTGGTGACCGCAAACCGTTTTCAGCAGCCGGTCAATACGGTGCTGGCGCCGATTGATGTTGTGACGCGCGAGCAAATTGATAAATGGCAGTCTAAAACGGTGCTGGATGTGTTGCGTCGTTTGCCGGGCGTGGATATTTCGCAAAACGGAGGAATGGGGCAACTCGCTTCCGTGTATGTCCGCGGTACGGATTCACGCCATGCGCTCATCTTGATGGACGGCGTACCGGTTTCTCGCCCAAACCTTTCTAACGACTCTAATCTTTATCAAATTCCGATCTCGCTGATTCAGCGTATTGAGTTTATTCGCGGGCCGCGTTCTGCGGTGTATGGCTCCGGCGCGATTGGGGGCGTGATTAATATCATCACGCAGAGTGATGATGAAGTGTCACGGATTGATGCTGGCGTCGGTTCTAAGGGCTATCAGGAATATTCGGGCACGTTGCGCCAGCGTTTTGGGGATACAGTCGTGACGGCGATGGGGGCGTATCAGACTACCCATGGATTTAACGTTCAGCCGGGATCGACATGGCGTCATGATAATGACCGCGACGGTTATCGTAATAAAACGTTTTTTGGCAGCCTTCAGCATCATTTCTCTGACAACGTAGACGGTTTCTTTCGCGGCTATGGCTATGCCAATAACGCCGATTACGATGTGGGCAGCCCACCGTTTTCCCCGGCGTACAGCGCGGATGAAAACCAGTATGACAATCAGTCATGGGACACCGGATTACGGTATAACGCCGACATCTACTCTTCTCAGCTCATCGCCAGTTTTCAGAAGCTGAAAAGCTATAACTACAGCAGCCTTTATGGTCGCTACCAGGATGGCACGACGCTTGATCGCATGGAGCAGCGTTATATTCAGTGGGGCAATAACCTGATTGTCGGTCACGGTTCCGTCAGCGCCGGGGTGGACTGGAAGCAGGAAAAACTCACCTCAGCAACGCAGGCTGATACTGACCGTTATAAACGCGATACCACGGGTATTTACCTTACCGGCCAGCAGCAGGTGCTTGAGCACGTCACGCTTGAAGCGTCAGGCCGGGAAGATCATGACGAGCAGTTTGGCTGGCATGGTACCTGGCAAACCGCGGCAGGGTGGGAGTTTGTTGATGGCTACCGCGCAACCCTTTCATACGGTACCGGTTTTCTGGCGCCAGGCCTGACCCAGCAGTTTGGGTCACCGCAGTATGGTATTGCGTCCAACCCGAATCTTCAGCCGGAAAAATCCAGACAGTGGGAAGTAGGGATTGAAGGAATCACCGGTCCGCTGGACTGGCGTTTGTCGACCTGGCGGTACAAGATTGATAACCTGATAAGCTACGACAATGACGCTTATTACAATGTCAAATCAGCCACGATTAAAGGGGTGGAGTGGACAGGCAATCTGACTACCGGGCCTGTAAGTCATCAGCTTACGTTGCAGTATATCGATCCGCGTGATGATGAAACCCATGAGCGCTTGCAGCGTCGCGCCAGACAACAAGTGAAATATAATCTCAGCGGTGAAGTCTCAGACTTTGGGTGGGATATCACTTACCAGTATATCGGCGAGCGCGAAGATACTAACTTTAATACTTTCCCATCAGAAAAAGTGAAGCTTGGCAGCGTCAGCCTGTGGGATGTCGCGGTTTCGTATCCGGTCACCTCTCACCTTACAGTTCGTGGTAAAATAGCTAATCTGTTCGATAAAGATTACGAGACGGCTTATGGCTACGCTACTGCAGGACGGGAGTACAACTTGTCAGGCAGCTACACCTTCTGA
- the sthA gene encoding Soluble pyridine nucleotide transhydrogenase, with translation MYKNKVSLTMPQTYDYDVIVIGSGPGGEGAAMGLVKQGATVAVIERYHNVGGGCTHWGTIPSKALRHAVSRIIEFNQNPLYSAHSRPLRSSFADILNHADNVINQQTNMRQGFYERNRCQILQGDARFIDEHTIELTCQDGSIETLTAEKFVIACGSRPYHPDDVDFNHSRIYDSDSILSMHHEPRHVIIYGAGVIGCEYASIFRGMNVKVDLINTRDRLLAFLDQEMSDSLSYHFWNSGVVIRHNEEYERIEGVDDGVIVHLKSGKKVKADCLLYANGRTGNTDSLALENIGLEADGRGLLKVNSMYQTALPHIYAVGDVIGYPSLASAAYDQGRIAAQALVKGVASAHLVEDIPTGIYTIPEISSVGKTEQQLTAMKVPYEVGRAQFKHLARAQIVGMNVGTLKILFHRETKEILGIHCFGERAAEIIHIGQAIMEQKGGGNTIEYFVNTTFNYPTMAEAYRVAALNGLNRLF, from the coding sequence ATGTATAAGAACAAGGTAAGCCTTACCATGCCACAAACCTACGATTATGATGTAATAGTGATTGGCTCTGGTCCCGGCGGCGAAGGTGCTGCAATGGGCCTGGTGAAACAGGGCGCCACGGTAGCCGTGATAGAGCGCTACCATAATGTCGGCGGCGGTTGCACCCACTGGGGCACCATCCCGTCGAAAGCGCTACGCCACGCCGTCAGCCGTATCATTGAATTTAACCAGAACCCGTTATACAGCGCCCACTCCCGTCCTCTCCGTTCCTCTTTCGCCGACATCCTTAACCACGCCGACAACGTGATCAATCAGCAGACCAACATGCGCCAGGGCTTTTATGAGCGCAACCGCTGCCAGATCCTGCAGGGCGACGCGCGTTTTATTGATGAACACACGATTGAGCTCACCTGCCAGGACGGCTCGATAGAGACCCTCACCGCCGAGAAATTTGTGATTGCCTGCGGCTCGCGTCCCTATCACCCGGACGATGTGGATTTCAACCACTCGCGCATCTACGACAGCGACTCCATTCTCAGCATGCATCATGAGCCGCGCCACGTGATTATTTACGGCGCGGGCGTCATCGGCTGTGAGTACGCGTCGATTTTCCGCGGCATGAACGTCAAGGTGGATCTCATCAACACCCGCGACCGTCTGCTGGCGTTCCTCGATCAGGAGATGTCAGATTCGCTTTCATACCACTTCTGGAACAGCGGCGTGGTGATTCGCCACAACGAAGAGTATGAGCGCATCGAAGGCGTGGACGATGGCGTGATTGTGCACCTGAAGTCAGGCAAAAAAGTGAAAGCCGACTGTCTGCTCTATGCGAACGGACGCACCGGCAACACCGATTCGCTGGCGCTGGAGAATATCGGTCTTGAGGCCGATGGCCGCGGGCTGCTGAAAGTGAACAGCATGTACCAGACCGCGCTGCCGCACATCTACGCCGTGGGCGATGTCATCGGTTATCCGAGCCTGGCTTCCGCCGCCTACGATCAGGGCCGCATCGCCGCGCAGGCGCTGGTGAAAGGCGTGGCGTCGGCGCATCTGGTGGAAGATATTCCGACCGGCATCTATACCATTCCGGAAATCAGCTCCGTCGGCAAAACCGAACAGCAGCTCACCGCCATGAAAGTGCCTTACGAAGTGGGTCGTGCGCAGTTTAAGCATCTGGCGCGCGCGCAAATCGTGGGGATGAACGTGGGCACGCTGAAGATTTTGTTCCACCGCGAAACCAAAGAGATTCTGGGCATTCACTGCTTTGGGGAGCGCGCGGCCGAGATTATTCATATCGGCCAGGCGATTATGGAGCAGAAAGGTGGCGGTAACACCATTGAGTACTTCGTTAACACCACCTTTAACTACCCGACCATGGCGGAAGCCTATCGGGTCGCCGCGCTGAACGGCTTAAACCGCCTGTTTTAA
- the oxyR gene encoding Hydrogen peroxide-inducible genes activator: MNIRDLEYLVALAEHRHFRRAADACHVSQPTLSGQIRKLEDELGVMLLERTSRKVLFTQAGLLLVDQARTVLREVKVLKEMASQQGETMSGPLHIGLIPTISPYLLPQIIPMLHQTFPKLEMYLHEAQTHQLLAQLDSGKLDCAILALVKESEAFIEVPLFDEPMLLAVYEDHPWAGRERVPMGELAGEKLLMLEDGHCLRDQAMGFCFEAGADEDTHFRATSLETLRNMVAAGSGITLLPALAVPPERHRDGVVYLPCVKPEPRRTIGLVYRPGSPLRSRYEQLAEAIRKQMDGRFDSALKQAV, from the coding sequence ATGAATATTCGTGATCTTGAATACCTGGTGGCCCTTGCCGAACATCGCCATTTCCGGCGTGCGGCGGACGCCTGCCACGTGAGTCAGCCAACCCTGAGCGGTCAAATCCGCAAGCTTGAAGATGAACTCGGCGTGATGCTGCTGGAACGCACCAGCCGCAAAGTGCTGTTCACACAGGCGGGACTGCTGCTGGTAGACCAGGCGCGTACCGTTTTACGTGAAGTCAAAGTGCTTAAAGAGATGGCGAGCCAGCAGGGCGAAACCATGTCCGGCCCGCTGCATATTGGCCTTATCCCGACCATCAGCCCCTATCTGCTGCCGCAAATCATCCCGATGCTGCATCAGACGTTCCCCAAACTCGAAATGTATCTGCACGAAGCGCAGACGCATCAGCTGCTGGCCCAGCTCGACAGCGGCAAGCTCGACTGCGCGATCCTGGCGCTGGTAAAAGAGAGCGAAGCCTTTATCGAAGTGCCGCTGTTTGACGAGCCGATGCTGCTGGCGGTCTATGAAGATCATCCGTGGGCCGGACGCGAGCGCGTGCCGATGGGCGAACTGGCCGGCGAAAAACTGCTGATGCTGGAAGACGGCCACTGCCTGCGCGATCAGGCGATGGGCTTCTGCTTCGAAGCGGGCGCGGACGAAGATACGCATTTCCGCGCGACCAGCCTTGAAACGCTGCGCAATATGGTGGCGGCAGGCAGCGGCATTACGCTTTTGCCTGCGCTCGCCGTACCGCCGGAACGCCATCGCGACGGCGTCGTTTACCTGCCCTGCGTGAAACCGGAGCCGCGACGCACCATCGGTCTGGTGTATCGTCCGGGCTCGCCGTTGCGTAGCCGCTATGAGCAGCTCGCAGAGGCCATCCGCAAACAGATGGATGGCCGTTTCGACAGCGCGTTAAAACAGGCGGTTTAA
- the argH gene encoding Argininosuccinate lyase, which translates to MALWGGRFTQAADGRFKQFNDSLRFDYRLAEQDIIGSVAWSKALVTVGVLTAQEQSQLEGALNTLLEEVLENPHAILESDAEDIHSWVEGKLIDKVGPLGKKLHTGRSRNDQVATDLKLWCKTQVHALLSATRQLQQALVVTAEENQDAVMPGYTHLQRAQPVTFAHWCLAYVEMLARDESRLKDTLKRLDVSPLGSGALAGTAYEIDREQLAGWLGFASATRNSLDSVSDRDHVLELLSDAAISMVHLSRFAEDLIFFNSGEAGFVELSDRVTSGSSLMPQKKNPDALELIRGKCGRVQGALTGMMMTLKGLPLAYNKDMQEDKEGLFDALDTWLDCLHMAALVLDGIQVKRPRCQEAAQQGYANATELADYLVAKGVPFREAHHIVGEAVVEAIRQGKPLEDLTLADLQKFSPVINDDVYPVLSLQSCLDKRAAQGGVSPVQVAQAISAAKARLA; encoded by the coding sequence ATGGCACTTTGGGGCGGACGTTTTACTCAGGCGGCAGACGGGCGGTTTAAACAATTTAATGACTCTCTGCGCTTTGATTACCGACTCGCCGAGCAGGACATTATCGGTTCCGTGGCCTGGTCTAAAGCGCTGGTTACCGTCGGCGTGCTGACCGCGCAGGAGCAAAGCCAGCTCGAAGGCGCGCTCAATACGCTGCTGGAAGAGGTGCTGGAAAACCCGCACGCGATTCTGGAAAGCGACGCGGAAGATATTCACAGCTGGGTGGAAGGCAAGCTTATCGACAAAGTCGGCCCGCTCGGCAAAAAACTCCATACCGGACGCAGCCGTAACGATCAGGTCGCGACTGACCTGAAACTCTGGTGTAAAACCCAGGTGCATGCGCTGCTGAGCGCCACGCGTCAGCTCCAGCAGGCGCTGGTCGTCACCGCCGAAGAAAATCAGGACGCGGTGATGCCGGGTTACACCCACCTGCAACGCGCACAGCCGGTGACGTTCGCGCACTGGTGCCTGGCGTATGTCGAAATGCTGGCGCGTGATGAAAGCCGCCTGAAGGATACGCTGAAACGTCTCGACGTCAGTCCGCTCGGCAGCGGCGCGCTCGCCGGGACGGCGTATGAGATTGACCGTGAGCAACTGGCGGGCTGGCTCGGCTTCGCCAGCGCCACCCGCAATAGTCTGGACAGCGTTTCCGATCGTGACCATGTGCTGGAATTGCTGTCGGATGCCGCCATCAGCATGGTGCATCTGTCGCGCTTCGCGGAAGACCTGATTTTCTTTAACTCCGGCGAAGCGGGCTTTGTCGAGCTCTCCGATCGCGTGACGTCCGGCTCCTCGTTAATGCCGCAGAAGAAAAACCCGGACGCGCTGGAGCTGATTCGCGGCAAGTGCGGCCGCGTGCAGGGCGCGCTCACCGGCATGATGATGACGCTGAAAGGCCTGCCGCTCGCGTACAACAAAGATATGCAGGAAGATAAAGAAGGGTTGTTCGACGCGCTCGACACCTGGCTCGACTGTCTGCATATGGCGGCGCTGGTGCTGGACGGCATTCAGGTGAAACGTCCGCGCTGCCAGGAAGCCGCGCAGCAGGGCTACGCCAACGCCACGGAGCTGGCGGATTATCTGGTCGCCAAAGGCGTCCCGTTCCGCGAAGCGCACCACATTGTGGGCGAGGCGGTGGTGGAGGCGATTCGTCAGGGCAAACCGCTGGAAGATTTGACGCTCGCCGACCTGCAAAAATTCAGCCCGGTAATCAATGACGACGTTTACCCGGTGCTGTCGCTTCAGTCTTGTCTCGACAAGCGAGCAGCGCAGGGCGGCGTCTCGCCGGTACAGGTGGCGCAGGCGATTAGCGCGGCGAAAGCGCGACTGGCGTAA
- the trmA gene encoding tRNA (uracil-5-)-methyltransferase: MTPEHLPIDQYDAQLAEKTERLQSMMAPFAAPAPEVFRSPVSHYRMRAEFRLWHDGDDLYHIIFDQETRSRIRVDSFPAASELINALMPRMIEGIRGNRTLRHKLFQIDYLTTRSQQAVVSLLYHRALGDDWREEATRLRDALRADGFDVHFIGRATKTKIMLDQDYIDERLPVAGTEMIYRQVENSFTQPNAAMNIHMLEWALDATLGSKGDLLELYCGNGNFSLALARNFNRVLATEIAKPSVAAAQYNIAANHIDNVQIIRMAAEEFTQAMNGVREFNRLQGVDLKSYQCETIFVDPPRSGLDQETVKMVQAYPRILYISCNPQTLCENLETLSQTHRVERLALFDQFPYTHHMECGVLLTRRS; this comes from the coding sequence ATGACCCCTGAACATCTCCCTATCGATCAATACGACGCACAGCTGGCCGAAAAAACAGAGCGCCTGCAAAGCATGATGGCGCCTTTCGCTGCGCCAGCGCCGGAGGTGTTCCGCTCGCCGGTAAGCCACTACCGCATGCGCGCCGAGTTCCGCCTCTGGCATGACGGCGACGACCTTTACCACATCATTTTCGATCAGGAGACCCGCAGCCGCATTCGCGTCGACAGTTTCCCGGCGGCGAGCGAGCTGATTAACGCCCTGATGCCGCGCATGATCGAGGGAATTCGCGGCAACCGTACGCTGCGCCATAAGCTGTTCCAGATTGACTACCTGACCACCCGCAGCCAGCAGGCGGTTGTCTCGCTGCTTTATCACCGCGCGCTGGGTGACGACTGGCGTGAAGAGGCGACGCGTCTTCGCGATGCGCTACGCGCCGACGGTTTTGACGTGCACTTCATCGGCCGCGCGACGAAAACCAAAATCATGCTCGATCAGGACTACATCGACGAGCGCCTGCCGGTGGCGGGCACAGAGATGATTTATCGCCAGGTGGAGAACAGCTTTACCCAGCCGAACGCGGCGATGAACATTCATATGCTGGAGTGGGCGCTGGATGCCACCCTGGGTTCAAAAGGCGATCTACTGGAGCTCTACTGCGGTAACGGCAACTTCTCGCTGGCGCTGGCGCGCAACTTTAACCGCGTCCTGGCGACGGAAATCGCCAAGCCGTCCGTCGCCGCCGCGCAGTACAACATTGCGGCCAACCACATCGACAACGTGCAGATTATCCGCATGGCGGCGGAAGAATTTACTCAGGCGATGAACGGCGTGCGTGAATTTAACCGCCTGCAGGGAGTTGATCTGAAAAGCTACCAGTGCGAGACGATCTTCGTCGATCCGCCGCGCAGCGGGCTGGATCAGGAGACGGTAAAAATGGTGCAGGCGTATCCGCGCATCCTTTATATCTCCTGCAACCCGCAGACGCTTTGTGAAAACCTCGAAACGCTGAGCCAGACGCACCGCGTCGAGCGCCTCGCGCTGTTCGATCAGTTCCCTTACACCCACCATATGGAATGCGGCGTACTGTTAACGCGTCGCTCATAA
- the argG gene encoding Argininosuccinate synthase: MQNHGIKKVVLAYSGGLDTSAIIPWLKENYEGCDVVACVVDIGQDRDDLKGVEQKALRSGASECYVVDAREEFIKDYVYPVLQTGALYEGSYLLGTSMARPLIAKALVDVAKKVGADALCHGATGKGNDQVRFESAWAALAPHLKVIAPWREWNLRSREALLDYLKARDIPTTASLEKIYSRDENAWHISTEGGVLESPWNAPNQDCWVWTVDPKDAPDEAEQVTVTVEKGNVVAVNGEHLTPFGCLEVLNKIGAKHGVGRIDIVENRLVGIKSRGCYETPGGTIMMAALRGVEQLVLDRDSFKWREQVGLEMSYVVYDGRWFAPLRQSLQAAAQSLAEQVSGEVVLELYKGQVTAIQKKSTNSLYNEEFATFGEDEVYDHSHAGGFIRLFSLSSRIRALNELKK, encoded by the coding sequence ATGCAAAATCACGGCATCAAAAAAGTTGTTCTCGCTTACTCCGGCGGCCTCGATACCTCTGCCATCATTCCGTGGCTGAAAGAAAACTATGAAGGCTGCGACGTGGTCGCCTGCGTGGTCGATATCGGCCAGGATCGTGACGATCTGAAAGGCGTTGAGCAGAAAGCGCTGCGCTCTGGCGCGTCTGAGTGCTATGTGGTCGATGCGCGTGAAGAGTTCATCAAAGATTACGTTTACCCGGTGCTGCAAACCGGCGCGCTGTATGAAGGCAGCTATCTGCTGGGCACCTCAATGGCGCGTCCGCTGATCGCCAAAGCGCTGGTGGACGTGGCGAAGAAAGTCGGCGCCGACGCGCTGTGCCACGGCGCGACGGGTAAAGGCAACGACCAGGTGCGTTTCGAATCCGCCTGGGCGGCGCTGGCGCCGCACCTGAAAGTCATCGCCCCGTGGCGTGAGTGGAACCTGCGTTCCCGTGAAGCGCTGCTCGATTACCTGAAAGCGCGCGATATCCCGACCACCGCGTCGCTTGAGAAAATCTACAGCCGTGACGAGAACGCCTGGCATATCTCTACCGAAGGCGGCGTGCTGGAAAGCCCGTGGAATGCCCCGAACCAGGATTGCTGGGTCTGGACGGTCGATCCTAAAGACGCGCCGGATGAGGCGGAGCAGGTGACCGTGACCGTTGAGAAAGGCAATGTGGTGGCCGTCAACGGCGAACACCTGACGCCGTTTGGCTGCCTGGAAGTACTGAACAAGATCGGCGCGAAGCATGGCGTGGGCCGTATCGATATCGTGGAAAACCGCCTGGTGGGCATTAAATCCCGCGGCTGCTACGAAACCCCGGGGGGCACCATCATGATGGCGGCGCTGCGCGGCGTTGAGCAACTGGTGCTGGATCGCGATAGCTTTAAATGGCGTGAGCAGGTCGGTCTGGAGATGTCTTATGTCGTGTATGACGGTCGCTGGTTCGCCCCGCTGCGCCAGTCTCTGCAGGCGGCGGCGCAGTCGCTGGCCGAGCAGGTGAGCGGCGAAGTGGTGCTGGAGCTCTATAAAGGCCAGGTGACTGCGATTCAGAAGAAATCGACCAACAGCCTGTATAACGAAGAGTTCGCGACCTTCGGCGAAGACGAAGTGTACGATCACAGCCACGCGGGCGGCTTTATCCGTCTGTTCTCCCTCTCTTCACGCATCCGTGCGCTGAATGAGCTGAAGAAGTAA
- the argB gene encoding Acetylglutamate kinase: MYEYSFWLRRNAVTYLTESGVMMNPLIIKLGGVLLDSEEALERLFTALVNYRKEHQRPLVIVHGGGCLVDDLMKQLNLPVKKKDGLRVTPADQIDIITGALAGTANKTLLAWAKKHSIASVGLFLGDGDSVSVTPLDEALGHVGQAHPGSPKLINTLLENGFMPVISSIGVTDNGDLMNVNADQAATALAATLGADLILLSDVSGILDGKGQRIAEMTSAKAEQLIAQGIITDGMIVKVHAALDAARTLGRPVDIASWRHAEQLPALFNGVSIGTRILA; encoded by the coding sequence GTGTATGAATATTCGTTTTGGCTTCGCCGAAACGCAGTCACTTATTTAACCGAGTCAGGTGTGATGATGAATCCGTTAATCATTAAGTTAGGCGGTGTGTTGCTCGACAGCGAAGAGGCGCTGGAGCGTCTTTTTACCGCCCTCGTTAACTACCGCAAGGAGCATCAGCGTCCGCTGGTTATCGTTCACGGCGGCGGCTGCCTCGTTGACGACCTGATGAAGCAGCTCAACCTGCCGGTGAAAAAGAAAGACGGCCTGCGCGTCACGCCTGCCGATCAAATCGACATCATTACCGGCGCGCTGGCGGGTACCGCCAACAAGACGCTGCTCGCGTGGGCGAAAAAACACTCTATCGCCTCCGTCGGCCTGTTCCTGGGCGACGGCGACAGCGTCAGCGTGACGCCGCTTGATGAAGCGTTGGGCCATGTGGGCCAGGCGCATCCGGGTTCGCCGAAGCTGATTAACACGCTGCTGGAAAACGGCTTTATGCCGGTGATTAGCTCGATTGGCGTCACGGACAACGGCGACCTGATGAACGTGAACGCTGACCAGGCGGCCACGGCGCTCGCGGCAACGCTCGGCGCGGATCTGATTCTGCTCTCTGATGTGAGCGGCATCCTGGACGGCAAAGGCCAGCGCATCGCCGAGATGACCTCCGCGAAAGCCGAGCAGCTTATCGCGCAGGGCATTATCACCGACGGGATGATTGTCAAAGTGCATGCGGCGCTGGACGCCGCCCGCACGCTGGGCCGCCCGGTGGACATCGCCTCCTGGCGCCACGCGGAGCAGTTGCCCGCTTTATTTAATGGCGTGTCTATCGGCACGCGCATTTTGGCCTAA
- the yijD gene encoding Inner membrane protein yijD, with protein sequence MRTTTQEKGTLLLALIAGLSINGTCAALFSSIVPFSIFPIISLALTVYCLHQRYLNRTMPVGLPGIAAACFILGVLLYSAVVRAEYPAIGSNFLPSVLSVVLLFWIGFRLRRRKARYEE encoded by the coding sequence ATGAGAACCACGACACAAGAAAAGGGTACGCTGCTGCTGGCGCTGATCGCCGGTCTGTCGATTAACGGCACCTGTGCGGCGCTGTTTAGCTCCATCGTGCCTTTCTCGATTTTCCCGATTATTTCGCTGGCGCTGACGGTTTACTGTCTGCATCAGCGCTACCTTAACCGCACGATGCCGGTGGGCCTGCCAGGCATCGCCGCCGCCTGTTTTATTCTGGGCGTATTGCTTTATAGCGCCGTGGTGCGCGCCGAGTATCCGGCGATTGGTTCTAACTTCCTGCCGTCGGTGCTGTCGGTGGTGCTTCTGTTCTGGATTGGTTTTCGCCTGCGTCGGCGCAAAGCGCGCTACGAAGAGTGA